In the Pseudoliparis swirei isolate HS2019 ecotype Mariana Trench chromosome 21, NWPU_hadal_v1, whole genome shotgun sequence genome, one interval contains:
- the rtn3 gene encoding reticulon-3 isoform X2, which translates to MDPMTQSAQISSSQGLADGLNAAAKESKLSDSFLSSSPVSLIPSPQVKDLIHWRDPKKSGLVFGLSMLLLLSLAAFSFISVASYLLLALLCVTITFRIYKSVVQAVQKSSDGHPFKTLIDKDVSIPPETFRKHVDSSLTHINRALKQMSRLFLVEDLVDSLKLAVVMWLFTYVGAVFNGITILILADILLFAVPPVYEKNKTQIDQYIDVIRTQVNTTMAKLQEKLPGAVKRSKTE; encoded by the exons ATGGATCCAATGACTCAATCCGCCCAGATATCATCGTCGCAGGGGCTTGCCGATGGACTGAATGCTGCTGCTAAAGAATCCAAGCTGTCCG attcctttctttcctcttcGCCTGTATCTCTCATTCCGTCTCCTCAAG TTAAGGATCTGATCCACTGGCGGGACCCCAAGAAGTCAGGCTTGGTGTTCGGGCTgtccatgctgctgctgctgtcgctgGCCGCCTTCAGCTTCATCAGCGTGGCCTCCTACCTCCTGCTGGCGCTGCTCTGTGTCACCATCACCTTCCGCATCTACAAGTCCGTCGTGCAGGCAGTGCAGAAGTCCAGCGACGGCCACCCCTTCAA aACCCTGATAGATAAGGATGTCAGCATCCCCCCGGAGACCTTCCGCAAGCACGTGGACTCCAGTCTGACCCACATCAACCGAGCCCTGAAGCAGATGAGCCGCCTCTTCCTGGTGGAGGACCTCGTGGACTCCCTGAAG CTGGCTGTGGTCATGTGGCTGTTCACCTACGTAGGAGCCGTCTTCAATGGCATCACCATTCTCATCCTGG ctGACATCCTCCTCTTCGCCGTGCCTCCCGTTTACGAGAAGAACAAG ACCCAGATCGATCAGTACATCGACGTGATCCGCACTCAAGTCAACACCACGATGGCCAA GTTGCAAGAGAAACTTCCCGGAGCTGTGAAGCGCAGCAAAACTGAATGA
- the rtn3 gene encoding reticulon-3 isoform X3: MDPMTQSAQISSSQGLADGLNAAAKESKLSVKDLIHWRDPKKSGLVFGLSMLLLLSLAAFSFISVASYLLLALLCVTITFRIYKSVVQAVQKSSDGHPFKTLIDKDVSIPPETFRKHVDSSLTHINRALKQMSRLFLVEDLVDSLKLAVVMWLFTYVGAVFNGITILILADILLFAVPPVYEKNKTQIDQYIDVIRTQVNTTMAKLQEKLPGAVKRSKTE, translated from the exons ATGGATCCAATGACTCAATCCGCCCAGATATCATCGTCGCAGGGGCTTGCCGATGGACTGAATGCTGCTGCTAAAGAATCCAAGCTGTCCG TTAAGGATCTGATCCACTGGCGGGACCCCAAGAAGTCAGGCTTGGTGTTCGGGCTgtccatgctgctgctgctgtcgctgGCCGCCTTCAGCTTCATCAGCGTGGCCTCCTACCTCCTGCTGGCGCTGCTCTGTGTCACCATCACCTTCCGCATCTACAAGTCCGTCGTGCAGGCAGTGCAGAAGTCCAGCGACGGCCACCCCTTCAA aACCCTGATAGATAAGGATGTCAGCATCCCCCCGGAGACCTTCCGCAAGCACGTGGACTCCAGTCTGACCCACATCAACCGAGCCCTGAAGCAGATGAGCCGCCTCTTCCTGGTGGAGGACCTCGTGGACTCCCTGAAG CTGGCTGTGGTCATGTGGCTGTTCACCTACGTAGGAGCCGTCTTCAATGGCATCACCATTCTCATCCTGG ctGACATCCTCCTCTTCGCCGTGCCTCCCGTTTACGAGAAGAACAAG ACCCAGATCGATCAGTACATCGACGTGATCCGCACTCAAGTCAACACCACGATGGCCAA GTTGCAAGAGAAACTTCCCGGAGCTGTGAAGCGCAGCAAAACTGAATGA
- the rtn3 gene encoding reticulon-3 isoform X1, whose translation MDPMTQSAQISSSQGLADGLNAAAKESKLSDSFLSSSPVSLIPSPQDKRVVLGSDKPSESVATSLHFPAQPGLFTAGNFGSEAGPPDGQPESPIKTSPVSERIKALEALAAKKKDPDFRSDGGFSHFRDRHHEKSPIDSPKSPIDSPKLPFAAPKSPFDSSKSPIDSPKSPFDSKSPIDVAKYPIDSPKSPIDSPKLPFAAPKSPIDSSKSPFDSPKYPFDSPKYPFDSPKYPFDSSKSPIDVAKYPIDSPKLPFAAPKSPFDSSKSPIDSPKSPFDSKSPIDVAKYPFDYPKFPIAAPKSPFDSSKSPIDSRKSPFDAPKSLFDSPKSPFDSPMSQTEAPKSFTNTPKSPIDSPKSSINSPESSIDSPKSPIESSIDAPKSHIGSPMSLTDAPTSFTNAPKSPIDSTKSPIDSTKSPIDSRKSPFDSSKSPIDSPKSPIDSPKFLFDSPKSPIDSLKSAIDSPKSPIDSPKSPIDNPKLPFAAPKSPIDSSKSPFDSPKYPFDSPKYPFDSPKSPFDSPKSPIASLKSAIDSPIDSPKSPIDNPKSPFVSSKSPIDVAKYPFDSPKSPFDSKSPIDVAKYPFDSPKSPFDSKSPIDVAKSPFDYPIDSPKSPFDSSKSPIDVAKSPIDSPKSPFDSPKSPFESSKSPIDSPINSPKSLFDSPKSPFDSPMSFTNAPKSLTNASKSPTEKMTPTVQKREGSADQDSPESPFEVLGDLKQMTEFEETDEWMKAHLPPVPDFDAVDSIKDTLTSDNITSKEEKGTAIVIPDTPAAFTSVPAAFMDSPAQATKLKEFIDAQKQSSVEEESEFDLSFLPTAYMWDQQEKLGAQATSNPDSVLPVSPAPPTCVDSPSPLVFPPVGTDVEHNVSDDKKIMRPGDLELLEPSEADSSESDDTVIEDAVTVPASVLLASSDPAVSNDSILASANPNLSTEGNEPPPPKSERKLMQVPTINVIETDEPNYSDEEMEMELEYQDYEAVKQPARATPEPDDGKNEQPKTRPLEMEFMEGYSPPSSPVDSDAEYSPKHNILASLPKTVNQESLSKPEAQSDQTQSEKSQDIPSKVKNEPSAFRVTNKEVDFPDNDDEWSDEAQEIMVKPCKTGLAFMETTACTQSKMDEKSNTVAKDVCVETASRSNMCFMQDDVYDRQSFDYDYDASCPFDDINEKGLKNAKQRFLSDPSPILIEPLNAQCQNLADLTSGNDDDAFPKTIGLREYPQDPYSSFQSETRSDINEQDLIQKITTDVVADNMANGSFLAAQKTTSKTHQDTKAGHHAPDSTSNTESIAPGSVMSEPTDSFVEFMRVCMKSRQDEEPEDTHQAVSCNNTLCKTGMPPSQSTPTMVMNLEQERLTINALKELGSSQEDEEEVEPLHSRVPDQSKAKPSGTSPQPSSFAAVPNPSFSQSNRVSDGTYSKEVDAIDEWVAEAYHLAEHVLTAILTHLSVKDLIHWRDPKKSGLVFGLSMLLLLSLAAFSFISVASYLLLALLCVTITFRIYKSVVQAVQKSSDGHPFKTLIDKDVSIPPETFRKHVDSSLTHINRALKQMSRLFLVEDLVDSLKLAVVMWLFTYVGAVFNGITILILADILLFAVPPVYEKNKTQIDQYIDVIRTQVNTTMAKLQEKLPGAVKRSKTE comes from the exons ATGGATCCAATGACTCAATCCGCCCAGATATCATCGTCGCAGGGGCTTGCCGATGGACTGAATGCTGCTGCTAAAGAATCCAAGCTGTCCG attcctttctttcctcttcGCCTGTATCTCTCATTCCGTCTCCTCAAG ACAAGCGAGTGGTCCTGGGCTCTGACAAGCCCAGCGAAAGTGTTGCGACATCCCTCCACTTTCCTGCTCAACCTGGCTTGTTCACCGCCGGAAATTTCGGCAGTGAAGCCGGGCCGCCGGACGGACAACCGGAGTCCCCGATAAAGACGTCTCCTGTGTCGGAGCGAATAAAGGCCCTGGAGGCTCTAGCTGCCAAAAAAAAGGATCCTGATTTTAGAAGTGATGGAGGTTTCTCTCATTTCAGAGACCGCCACCATGAAaaatctcccattgactcccCCAAATCTCCCATTGACTCTCCCAAATTGCCCTTTGCCGCCCCCAAATCTCCCTTTGACTCCTCCAAATCTCCCATTGACTCTCCCAAATCTCCATTTGACTCCAAATCTCCCATTGATGTCGCCAAATATCCCATTGACTCCCCCAAATCTCCCATTGACTCTCCCAAATTGCCCTTTGCCGCCCCCAAATCACCCATTGACTCCTCCAAATCTCCCTTTGACTCTCCCAAATATCCCTTTGACTCTCCCAAATATCCCTTTGACTCTCCCAAATATCCCTTTGACTCCTCCAAATCTCCCATTGATGTCGCCAAATATCCCATTGACTCTCCCAAATTGCCCTTTGCCGCCCCCAAATCTCCCTTTGACTCCTCCAAATCTCCCATTGACTCTCCCAAATCTCCATTTGACTCCAAATCTCCCATTGATGTCGCCAAATATCCCTTTGACTATCCCAAATTTCCCATTGCCGCCCCTAAATCTCCCTTTGACTCCTCCAAATCGCCAATTGACTCCCGCAAATCTCCCTTTGACGCCCCTAAATCTCTCTTTGACTCTCCTAAATCTCCCTTTGACTCCCCCATGTCTCAAACCGAAGCCCCCAAGTCTTTCACCAACACCCCCAAATCTCCCATTGACTCTCCCAAATCTTCCATTAACTCCCCCGAATCTTCCATTGACTCTCCCAAATCACCCATTGAATCCTCCATTGACGCCCCCAAATCTCACATTGGCTCCCCCATGTCTCTCACCGACGCCCCCACGTCTTTCACCAATGCCCCCaaatctcccattgactccaccaaatctcccattgactccaccAAATCTCCCATTGACTCACGCAAATCTCCCTTTGACTCCTCTAAATCACCCATTGACTCTCCCAAATCTCCCATTGACTCTCCCAAATTTCTCTTCGACTCCCCCAAATCTCCCATTGACTCTCTCAAATCCGCCATTGACTCTCCCAAATCTCCCATTGACTCTCCCAAATCGCCCATTGACAATCCTAAATTGCCCTTTGCCGCCCCCAAATCACCCATTGACTCCTCCAAATCTCCCTTTGACTCTCCCAAATATCCCTTTGACTCTCCCAAATATCCCTTTGACTCTCCCAAATCTCCATTTGACTCCCCCAAATCTCCCATTGCCTCTCTCAAATCCGCCATTGACTCTCCCATTGACTCTCCCAAATCGCCCATTGACAATCCCAAAtctccctttgtctcctccaAATCTCCCATTGATGTCGCCAAATATCCCTTTGACTCTCCCAAATCTCCATTTGACTCCAAATCTCCCATTGATGTCGCCAAATATCCCTTTGACTCTCCCAAATCTCCATTTGACTCCAAATCTCCCATTGATGTCGCCAAATCACCCTTTGATTATCCCATTGACTCCCCCAAATCTCCATTTGACTCCTCCAAATCTCCCATTGATGTCGCCAAATCTCCCATTGACTCTCCCAAATCTCCATTTGACTCCCCCAAATCTCCCTTTGAATCCTCTAAATCACCCATTGACTCTCCCATTAACTCTCCTAAATCTCTCTTCGACTCTCCCAAATCTCCCTTTGACTCCCCTATGTCTTTCACCAACGCCCCCAAGTCCTTAACCAATGCCTCCAAATCTCCCACTGAGAAAATGACACCAACTGTCCAAAAAAGAGAAGGTTCAGCTGATCAGGACTCACCAGAATCCCCCTTTGAAGTACTTGgagatttaaaacaaatgacTGAATTTGAAGAAACCGATGAGTGGATGAAGGCTCATTTACCTCCTGTGCCAGACTTTGATGCTGTCGATTCAATTAAAGACACCCTGACTTCTGACAATATCACAtcaaaggaggagaaggggactGCCATAGTTATTCCTGATACTCCTGCTGCCTTCACTAGTGTCCCTGCTGCTTTCATGGATTCTCCTGCTCAGGCTACAAAACTGAAGGAGTTCATTGATGCACAGAAGCAGTCGAGTGTTGAGGAAGAGTCTGAGTTTGACCTCAGCTTTTTGCCAACAGCCTACATGTGGGATCAGCAAGAGAAATTGGGTGCCCAGGCTACATCAAATCCTGATTCAGTGCTTCCAGTTTCACCTGCACCTCCTACATGCGTTGACTCCCCATCTCCTCTTGTCTTTCCACCAGTTGGTACCGACGTTGAACACAATGTTTCAGATGACAAGAAGATCATGCGGCCCGGAGACCTGGAGCTCCTCGAGCCAAGCGAAGCTGACAGCTCAGAGTCAGATGACACCGTCATTGAAGATGCTGTCACCGTTCCTGCATCGGTTCTTCTTGCGTCTTCTGATCCAGCAGTTTCAAATGATTCTATTCTTGCTTCTGCAAATCCCAATCTATCCACTGAGGGAAATGAGCCTCCTCCACCAAAGTCTGAGAGGAAGCTAATGCAGGTTCCTACAATAAATGTTATTGAGACCGACGAGCCAAATTACAGTGACGAAGAAATGGAAATGGAGCTTGAATATCAGGATTATGAGGCTGTAAAACAACCTGCTAGAGCAACTCCAGAGCCAGATGACGGAAAAAATGAACAACCAAAAACACGCCCCTTAGAAATGGAATTCATGGAAGGCtactctcctccatcctcacctgtGGACTCTGATGCCGAGTACTCTCCTAAACACAACATACTCGCATCTTTACCTAAAACAGTAAATCAGGAATCATTATCAAAACCTGAGGCCCAATCCGATCAAACCCAATCTGAAAAATCACAGGACATCCCCAGTAAAGTAAAGAATGAACCTTCCGCTTTCAGAGTCACAAACAAAGAAGTGGACTTCCCAGACAATGATGACGAGTGGTCAGATGAAGCACAAGAGATCATGGTCAAACCTTGCAAGACTGGTCTTGCATTCATGGAAACCACTGCTTGTACCCAATCCAAGATGGATGAAAAGAGCAACACAGTTGCAAAGGATGTTTGCGTGGAGACTGCTTCTCGTTCTAACATGTGCTTCATGCAAGATGATGTCTACGACAGACAATCATTTGATTATGATTATGATGCATCCTGTCCCTTCGATGACATTAATGAAAAAGGGTTAAAGAATGCTAAGCAGCGGTTTCTCTCTGATCCTTCTCCAATCCTCATTGAACCACTGAATGCACAGTGTCAAAATCTGGCCGATCTCACTTCAGGAAATGATGACGATGCCTTCCCCAAGACAATTGGTCTAAGAGAATATCCCCAAGATCCATATTCCTCTTTCCAAAGCGAGACCAGAAGCGACATCAATGAGCAAGATTTAATTCAGAAAATAACCACTGATGTTGTTGCAGATAACATGGCAAATGGCAGCTTCCTCGCAGCACAGAAAACCACCTCAAAGACTCATCAGGACACGAAAGCAGGCCACCATGCACCTGACTCGACAAGCAACACAGAAAGCATTGCCCCAGGCAGCGTAATGTCTGAGCCTACAGATAGTTTTGTAGAGTTCATGCGAGTGTGCATGAAATCAAGGCAGGATGAAGAACCCGAGGACACGCACCAAGCTGTCTCTTGCAATAACACGTTGTGCAAAACCGGTATGCCTCCTTCTCAGTCTACTCCAACCATGGTGATGAATCTTGAACAAGAACGGCTTACTATCAACGCTCTCAAAGAGTTGGGGAGTAGtcaagaggatgaggaagaggtggagcctCTCCATTCAAGGGTTCCTGACCAGAGCAAAGCTAAACCCAGCGGGACATCTCCACAGCCGTCTTCCTTTGCAGCAGTTCCTAATCCTTCATTTTCCCAAAGCAACCGAGTGTCTGACGGCACGTATTCCAAAGAGGTAGACGCCATCGACGAATGGGTGGCTGAAGCCTATCATCTTGCTGAGCATGTCTTGACAGCAATACTAACCCACTTATCAG TTAAGGATCTGATCCACTGGCGGGACCCCAAGAAGTCAGGCTTGGTGTTCGGGCTgtccatgctgctgctgctgtcgctgGCCGCCTTCAGCTTCATCAGCGTGGCCTCCTACCTCCTGCTGGCGCTGCTCTGTGTCACCATCACCTTCCGCATCTACAAGTCCGTCGTGCAGGCAGTGCAGAAGTCCAGCGACGGCCACCCCTTCAA aACCCTGATAGATAAGGATGTCAGCATCCCCCCGGAGACCTTCCGCAAGCACGTGGACTCCAGTCTGACCCACATCAACCGAGCCCTGAAGCAGATGAGCCGCCTCTTCCTGGTGGAGGACCTCGTGGACTCCCTGAAG CTGGCTGTGGTCATGTGGCTGTTCACCTACGTAGGAGCCGTCTTCAATGGCATCACCATTCTCATCCTGG ctGACATCCTCCTCTTCGCCGTGCCTCCCGTTTACGAGAAGAACAAG ACCCAGATCGATCAGTACATCGACGTGATCCGCACTCAAGTCAACACCACGATGGCCAA GTTGCAAGAGAAACTTCCCGGAGCTGTGAAGCGCAGCAAAACTGAATGA